A portion of the Musa acuminata AAA Group cultivar baxijiao chromosome BXJ1-1, Cavendish_Baxijiao_AAA, whole genome shotgun sequence genome contains these proteins:
- the LOC135673454 gene encoding homeobox-leucine zipper protein HOX21-like: protein MASSSFFTPDYVLQMQTPHGEEEEERQLLHATPCSNLQDLRAVGPMLGRRSMSFSGIENGEGMNGEDELSDDGMQTGEKKRRLNMEQVRMLEKNFELGNKLEPERKMQLARALGLQPRQVAIWFQNRRARWKTKQLEKDYDLLKRQFEAMRSENEALQSQNKKLQAEIMALKGRETSELINLNKETEASCSNRSENSSEINLDISRTSVTESPLHPHQSLPFFQSIRPADIDQLLQSTSRPDMQCPKIENGVTEGSFSNLLCSMEDQSASFWSWSDHHNFH from the exons ATGGCTTCATCCTCCTTCTTCACACCGGATTATGTGTTGCAAATGCAAACACcacatggagaagaagaagaagaacggcaACTCCTCCACGCCACCCCGTGCAGCAATCTCCAAGACCTCCGAG CCGTGGGTCCGATGCTGGGGAGGAGGTCCATGTCCTTCTCGGGGATCGAGAACGGGGAAGGGATGAACGGGGAGGACGAGTTATCCGATGACGGCATGCAGACaggggagaagaaaaggaggctgaACATGGAGCAGGTGAGGATGCTGGAGAAGAACTTTGAGCTGGGGAACAAACTGGAGCCGGAGAGGAAAATGCAGCTGGCCCGAGCCCTGGGATTGCAGCCCAGGCAGGTGGCCATTTGGTTCCAGAACAGGAGGGCCAGGTGGAAGACGAAGCAATTGGAGAAGGATTACGACCTGCTGAAGAGGCAGTTCGAGGCCATGAGATCAGAAAATGAAGCTCTGCAATCACAAAATAAGAAGCTCCAGGCCGAG ATCATGGCTCTCAAAGGCAGAGAAACATCGGAACTCATCAACCTCAACAAAGAAACTGAAGCCTCTTGCAGCAACAGGAGCGAGAACAGCTCCGAGATCAACTTGGATATCTCGAGGACATCGGTCACCGAGAGCCCCTTGCACCCTCACCAAAGCTTACCTTTCTTCCAATCAATTAGGCCTGCCGACATAGACCAGCTCCTTCAGAGTACCTCGAGGCCAGACATGCAATGCCCCAAGATCGAGAATGGCGTCACCGAAGGGAGCTTCAGCAACTTGTTATGCAGCATGGAAGATCAATCTGCCTCCTTCTGGTCATGGTCGGATCACCACAACTTCCACTGA
- the LOC103991434 gene encoding F-box/kelch-repeat protein SKIP11 — translation MLEGNSLGNNKRPLDEELEEQEDQIKRKNSPQHHDTPDLEDVQRTTDNSDHHENDMDYNDCSTFINPLGRDLTVSCLLLLSRSYYGTVASVNSSFRSLVRSGELYRLRRQMEISEHWVYFSCNVLEWEAYDPYRECWIAVPKMPPTESFMCSDKESLAVGTDLLVFGKELNSYMVLRYSILTNSWSPGVVMNSPRCLFGSASLGEKAVVAGGTNAEGDVLSSAELYNSETQTWETLPSMNRARKMCSGVFMDRKFYVIGGMDSDRNVMTCGEEYDFERRSWRVIPDMSAGLHGASGAPPLVAVVKNELYAAHYADKEVRKYIKENNTWVTLGQLPERSVSMNGWGLAFRACGARLIVIGGPRESHGGVIELNSWIPNGRPPIWNMMASKHSGSFVYNCAVMGC, via the coding sequence ATGTTGGAAGGCAACTCGTTGGGCAACAACAAGCGCCCATTAGATGAAGAATTGGAAGAACAAGAAGatcagattaagaggaagaattcGCCACAGCATCACGATACCCCTGATCTAGAAGATGTGCAGCGCACTACTGACAATTCTGATCACCACGAAAATGATATGGACTACAATGATTGCAGCACCTTCATCAACCCTCTCGGCAGGGATCTGACTGTGAGctgtcttcttctcctctcccgGTCCTATTATGGCACTGTGGCATCCGTCAACAGTTCCTTCCGTTCGCTGGTCCGAAGCGGAGAGCTCTACCGGCTGCGTCGCCAGATGGAGATCTCCGAGCACTGGGTCTATTTCTCCTGCAATGTCCTTGAATGGGAGGCATACGATCCCTACCGTGAGTGCTGGATTGCTGTTCCTAAGATGCCCCCTACCGAAAGCTTTATGTGCTCGGATAAGGAATCCCTTGCTGTGGGCACCGATCTCCTTGTTTTTGGAAAGGAGCTGAATTCCTACATGGTCCTGAGATATAGCATTTTAACCAACTCCTGGTCACCTGGTGTGGTAATGAACTCACCTAGGTGCTTGTTTGGATCTGCTAGTCTTGGAGAGAAAGCTGTTGTAGCCGGTGGCACCAATGCGGAAGGTGACGTACTTAGCTCTGCAGAGCTTTACAATTCTGAGACACAGACTTGGGAGACCTTGCCCAGTATGAATAGGGCACGGAAGATGTGTTCGGGGGTGTTCATGGATAGAAAGTTCTATGTCATTGGCGGCATGGATTCTGACAGGAATGTGATGACATGTGGGGAAGAGTATGACTTCGAGAGACGTTCATGGAGGGTGATTCCTGATATGTCTGCTGGTCTCCATGGTGCCAGTGGTGCGCCTCCACTTGTAGCTGTGGTGAAAAATGAGCTCTATGCAGCTCATTATGCTGACAAGGAGGTGAGGAAGTATATTAAGGAGAATAATACATGGGTAACTTTGGGGCAGTTACCTGAAAGGTCTGTTTCAATGAACGGTTGGGGCCTTGCCTTCCGTGCTTGTGGTGCACGGCTAATAGTTATTGGTGGGCCACGAGAATCTCATGGAGGGGTAATTGAGCTCAATTCTTGGATTCCAAACGGGAGGCCACCTATATGGAATATGATGGCAAGCAAGCATTCAGGAAGCTTTGTTTATAATTGTGCTGTGATGGGCTGCTGA
- the LOC135680638 gene encoding transcription factor ILI3-like, with protein sequence MSGRGSRITDEEINELVSKLQSLLPESRRRNTGRVSASKLLKETCSYIKSLHREVDDLSDRLSGLMVTMDSNSPQAEIIRSLLRS encoded by the exons ATGTCGGGCAGAGGCAGCAGGATCACTGATGAGGAGATCAACGAGCTCGTCTCCAAGCTGCAGTCGCTGCTCCCCGAGTCCCGCCGCAGGAACACAGGCAGA GTATCTGCGTCGAAGCTGCTGAAGGAGACGTGCAGCTACATCAAGAGCTTGCACCGCGAGGTGGACGACCTGAGCGACCGGCTCTCCGGCCTCATGGTGACCATGGACAGCAACAGCCCTCAGGCTGAGATCATCAGGAGCCTCCTCCGATCCTAG